The following are encoded together in the Oryzias melastigma strain HK-1 linkage group LG17, ASM292280v2, whole genome shotgun sequence genome:
- the LOC118599911 gene encoding uncharacterized protein LOC118599911: MLGRQADALSQMAVAQQDLFRRLDGMTQTLHELSNRFSQASSATAYVPANPSPSTSGSPSAPENVRLQPKPFFGDMEACGGFLLQCQLICQQAPRPTTELDLEVPSVQHHLQRCQRIWTQTKATLLRTKEGNCQIANRRRVVGPDYQPASELAAEAFPGPVIPNGSRDVPRGNYLTVEGMKDVQSDPSPRFTSSTVMLTGLPQGNLTHRDVAQLVWPFLPQQTLRCLFYNVTVLPLQRRLTISTSMETKASF, encoded by the exons ATGCTCGGACGCCAAGCGGACGCCCTCTCCCAAATGGCTGTGGCTCAGCAGGACCTTTTTCGCCGCCTGGACGGTATGACTCAAACCTTACATGAACTTTCTAACCGTTTTTCCCAGGCTTCGTCCGCCACTGCTTATGTTCCCGCCAATCCCTCACCTTCCACTTCCGGATCACCGTCCGCCCCCGAAAATGTACGACTCCAACCGAAACCATTCTTCGGGGATATGGAAGCCTGCGGGGGGTTTTTGCTGCAGTGCCAGTTGATATGTCAACAAGCTCCCAGACCGACCACA GAACTGGATCTGGAAGTGCCTTCGGTCCAACACCACCTACAGCGTTGCCAGCGCATTTGGACTCAGACGAAGGCCACCCTCCTCCGCACCAAGGAGGGCAACTGCCAGATCGCCAACCGTCGCAGAGTGGTGGGACCCGACTACCAACCCG CATCAGAACTGGCCGCTGAAGCTTTCCCTGGACCGGTCATCCCAAACGGGAGCAGAGACGTCCCTCGTGGCA ATTACCTTACGGTGGAAGGGATGAAGGATGTCCAG AGCGATCCATCTCCACGTTTCACCTCCTCCACCGTCATGCTGACGGGTTTGCCTCAAGGGAACTTGACGCACCGGGACGTCGCCCAGCTGGTCTGGCCTTTTCTCCCCCAACAGACTCTACGCTGTTTGTTCTACAACGTGACGGTCCTCCCCCTGCAGAGACGTTTGACCATCTCCACATCCATGGAAACAAAAGCGTCTTTCTAG
- the LOC112144416 gene encoding uncharacterized protein LOC112144416 isoform X3: protein MWVLFLQTFRLLWISTTGTRAAGFLGATSQTGFFVRGCVLSVHLVLEDMEPACNEEIMYRTLMKWSNSRVPDLESLEERLLCVEIWEASVGLAMTVMEASTASFEGFLPLANRICIELTERRDVTRVVQKISANISSMKQIWIKVKSVSS, encoded by the exons ATGTGGGTTTTATTTCTCCAAACCTTCAGGCTTTTGTGGATTTCAACGACCGGGACTCGTGCTGCTGGTTTCTTAGGAGCCACATCTCAAACCGGGTTTTTCGTCAGAGGCTGCGTCCTCAGCGTCCATTTGGTTTTAGAGGACATGGAGCCTGCGTGTAATGAG GAGATCATGTACCGAACTTTGATGAAGTGGAGCAACTCA CGCGTTCCAGATCTGGAGTCCCTGGAGGAGCGGCTGCTCTGCGTGGAGATCTGGGAGGCGTCCGTGGGCCTCGCCATGACGGTCATGGAAGCATCAACGGCGTCCTTTGAGGGTTTCCTGCCTCTTGCCAACAGG ATCTGCATTGAATTGACTGAACGCAGAGATGTAACCAGAGTGGTGCAGAAAATCTCTGCCAACATTTCATCCATGAAACAAATCTG GATCAAAGTGAAGAGCGTCTCCTCCTGA